Proteins from one Amycolatopsis endophytica genomic window:
- a CDS encoding NAD(P)/FAD-dependent oxidoreductase, producing the protein MTAGKHVVVVGGGVLGVSTATHLQRDGVAVTLVTEGELADGASGRSLSWLNSAGSRSAAYHTLRMAGIDRYRTLFAADPAREWLRFDGGLHWSTDRDAMRERHRAEVAHGYDSELVSRHPGLDPSAIAGFAVHNPGEGWVSLPHLIEHLVAEFTALGGEVVTGAGRASVTTSGGVATGVTTTGGQRFDADAVVVACGAATPSVVAALGVSIPDSSPLSMLVITEPAATEVKSVLNTPRVALRPNPGGTFALDHHWYEDRITEAADGTCTIDESVVKELAAEASALLDGGVTLTAASWKLGRKPVPGDGEPVFGELSAVPRCFVAFTHSGATLGLIAGELLAREIRTGESCPMLEPFRPDRFRP; encoded by the coding sequence ATGACCGCAGGCAAGCACGTCGTCGTGGTGGGCGGGGGCGTCCTCGGCGTCTCCACCGCCACGCACCTGCAGCGTGACGGCGTGGCGGTGACATTGGTGACCGAGGGCGAGCTGGCCGACGGCGCGTCCGGGCGCTCGCTGTCGTGGCTCAACTCGGCCGGATCACGGTCGGCGGCCTACCACACGCTGCGAATGGCCGGGATAGACCGCTACCGCACGCTCTTCGCCGCAGACCCGGCGCGCGAATGGCTCCGCTTCGACGGCGGCCTGCACTGGAGCACCGACCGCGACGCGATGCGGGAACGGCACCGGGCCGAAGTCGCGCACGGCTACGACTCCGAGCTGGTCTCGCGGCACCCGGGACTCGACCCGTCGGCGATTGCCGGGTTCGCCGTGCACAATCCCGGCGAGGGCTGGGTTTCGCTGCCGCACCTGATCGAGCACTTGGTCGCCGAGTTCACCGCGCTGGGCGGCGAGGTCGTCACCGGCGCCGGGCGCGCGAGCGTCACGACGTCCGGGGGAGTGGCGACCGGGGTGACCACCACTGGCGGGCAGCGGTTCGACGCCGATGCGGTCGTGGTGGCCTGCGGCGCCGCGACACCGTCCGTCGTGGCCGCGCTGGGGGTGTCCATTCCGGACTCCTCACCGTTGTCGATGCTCGTGATCACCGAGCCTGCCGCCACCGAGGTCAAGTCCGTGCTCAACACCCCGCGCGTCGCGCTGCGGCCCAACCCCGGCGGCACGTTCGCCCTGGACCACCACTGGTACGAGGACCGGATCACCGAAGCGGCCGACGGCACCTGCACGATCGACGAATCGGTGGTCAAGGAACTGGCCGCGGAGGCGTCCGCCCTGCTCGACGGCGGTGTCACGCTGACCGCCGCGTCGTGGAAGCTCGGCCGCAAACCGGTCCCGGGCGACGGCGAACCCGTGTTCGGCGAACTGTCCGCCGTGCCGCGCTGCTTCGTCGCCTTCACCCACTCCGGCGCCACGCTCGGCCTGATCGCCGGCGAGCTGCTGGCCCGCGAGATCCGCACCGGCGAGTCCTGCCCCATGCTCGAGCCCTTCCGGCCGGACCGCTTCCGGCCCTGA
- a CDS encoding Gfo/Idh/MocA family protein, whose translation MIRTAVVGFGVSGRIFHAPFLAADDAYSLDFIVTGNADRARQAADEYPHATVVSSPEALFERASAVDLVVIGTPPVTHAGLAATALDHGLHVVVDKPFAVSSAQGEVLIEHARRVGRVLTVFQNRRWDGDFLTLRKLIDDGELGAVHTFESRFEWWKPQGPRDWKAGAGVAEGGGILFDLGTHLIDQACQVFGPVADVHADVLRRGAGAGDDDTFLVLTHENGVRSRLFMTGLAALPGPRFHVLGEKAAYTKHGLDPQEDALKNGARPGDDGFGREQPENWGTLGVRGGTRRIEPEPGDYGRFYRLLATALDGGALPVDPRDAVDVLRIIERAHARKGDLSR comes from the coding sequence ATGATCCGCACCGCCGTGGTCGGATTCGGTGTGTCGGGGCGGATCTTCCACGCCCCGTTCCTCGCCGCCGACGACGCCTACTCACTCGACTTCATCGTGACCGGTAACGCCGATCGTGCCCGGCAGGCGGCCGATGAGTATCCACACGCGACGGTGGTTTCCTCGCCGGAGGCGTTGTTCGAGCGGGCGTCCGCAGTGGATCTCGTGGTCATCGGAACGCCGCCGGTGACGCACGCCGGTCTCGCGGCGACGGCGCTCGATCACGGCCTGCACGTGGTGGTGGACAAGCCGTTCGCGGTGTCCAGCGCGCAGGGCGAGGTGCTGATCGAGCACGCCCGGCGCGTGGGCCGGGTGCTGACCGTGTTCCAGAACCGGCGGTGGGACGGCGACTTCCTGACCCTGCGCAAGCTGATCGACGACGGCGAGCTGGGCGCCGTGCACACCTTCGAATCGCGGTTCGAGTGGTGGAAGCCGCAGGGACCGCGTGACTGGAAGGCCGGGGCGGGCGTCGCCGAGGGCGGCGGAATCCTGTTCGACCTCGGCACCCACCTGATCGACCAGGCATGCCAGGTGTTCGGGCCGGTCGCTGACGTGCACGCCGACGTGCTCCGGCGCGGCGCGGGCGCGGGCGACGACGACACGTTCCTCGTGCTCACCCACGAAAACGGCGTCCGGTCGCGGCTGTTCATGACCGGCCTCGCCGCGCTGCCCGGACCACGGTTCCACGTCCTGGGTGAGAAGGCCGCCTACACGAAACACGGCCTCGACCCGCAGGAGGACGCGCTCAAGAACGGCGCCCGCCCCGGCGACGACGGGTTCGGCCGGGAACAGCCGGAGAACTGGGGAACGCTCGGCGTCCGCGGCGGCACCCGCCGGATCGAGCCGGAACCCGGCGACTACGGCCGGTTCTACCGGCTGCTCGCCACCGCGCTGGACGGCGGCGCGCTCCCGGTGGATCCGCGGGACGCGGTGGACGTTCTTCGCATCATCGAGCGGGCACACGCCCGGAAGGGGGATCTTTCCCGATGA
- a CDS encoding hydantoinase B/oxoprolinase family protein, which translates to MTTEGKTMQDPVLVEVIGSALSSIVEEMGETLVRAAYSTNIKERRDCTASLFDARGRMLAQDEGGSPLHLGSLMGIVDEITRRYPEGTIADGDTFIGNDPFTGGGSHLPDIVLVSPVFLEGEITAWVANLAHHADFGDRGHAHIFQEGLRIPPVRLMRGGELQTDLFELILLNCQVPHERRADLRAQIAANRLAVTRYTELARRYGRDTLVAAAEALLDYTERRTRAAIAKVPDGTYTFADRFDCPELDDELDLAVTVTVHGDEVTFDFTAPPQVRASVNVVWTALYAAVYYSLKTLVDPDIIPNAGLHRPVTIAAPRGSVLNCVEPAAVNGRSETCQRVVDLIHGALAGAVPETVTAASNGANTGVHFSGVDSRSGRYFVYLETIGGGCGARLGKDGMDGVQVHMTNTSNLPVEALETEYPLVVEEYALIDDSGGDGRTRGGMGIRRTVRVEESDVHFWLDTSRQKSRPWGLFGGGPGASAGVELSEGAQPVEHGYTRLQPGDRVSILTAGAGGYGPPSERDPEDVRRDVAEGRISAERARANHGVDS; encoded by the coding sequence GTGACAACGGAAGGGAAGACCATGCAGGACCCCGTGCTGGTCGAGGTGATCGGCTCGGCGCTGTCGTCCATCGTGGAGGAGATGGGCGAGACGCTGGTGCGCGCGGCCTACTCGACCAACATCAAGGAACGCCGCGACTGCACCGCCTCGCTGTTCGACGCGCGCGGCCGGATGCTCGCGCAGGACGAGGGCGGTTCACCGCTGCACCTCGGCTCGCTGATGGGCATCGTCGACGAGATCACGCGCCGCTATCCGGAGGGGACGATCGCCGACGGCGACACGTTCATCGGCAACGACCCGTTCACCGGCGGCGGCTCGCACCTGCCCGACATCGTGCTGGTGTCACCGGTGTTCCTCGAGGGTGAGATCACCGCGTGGGTGGCGAACCTGGCCCATCACGCCGATTTCGGCGACCGCGGCCACGCGCACATCTTCCAGGAGGGCCTGCGGATTCCGCCGGTGCGGCTGATGCGCGGCGGTGAGCTGCAGACCGACCTGTTCGAGCTGATCCTGCTCAACTGCCAGGTCCCGCACGAGCGGCGGGCCGATCTGCGTGCGCAGATCGCCGCGAACCGGCTGGCCGTGACCCGTTACACCGAGCTGGCCCGACGGTACGGGCGGGATACGCTGGTCGCCGCCGCCGAAGCGCTGCTCGACTACACCGAGCGGCGTACGCGCGCGGCGATCGCGAAGGTGCCCGACGGCACGTACACCTTCGCCGACCGCTTCGACTGCCCGGAGCTGGACGACGAACTGGACCTGGCCGTCACCGTGACCGTGCACGGCGACGAGGTCACCTTCGACTTCACCGCCCCACCTCAGGTCCGGGCCAGCGTCAACGTCGTGTGGACCGCGCTCTACGCGGCGGTCTACTACTCGCTCAAGACGCTGGTCGACCCGGACATCATCCCCAACGCGGGACTGCACCGGCCGGTCACGATCGCCGCGCCGCGCGGTTCGGTGCTCAACTGCGTGGAGCCCGCCGCGGTCAACGGCCGCAGCGAAACCTGCCAGCGGGTCGTCGACCTGATCCACGGCGCACTGGCCGGGGCGGTGCCGGAGACCGTGACCGCGGCGAGCAACGGCGCCAACACCGGCGTGCACTTCTCCGGGGTGGACAGCCGGTCCGGCCGCTACTTCGTCTACCTGGAGACGATCGGCGGCGGCTGCGGCGCCCGCCTGGGCAAGGACGGGATGGACGGCGTGCAGGTGCACATGACCAACACCAGCAACCTGCCGGTGGAGGCGCTGGAGACCGAGTACCCGCTGGTGGTCGAGGAGTACGCGCTGATCGACGACTCCGGCGGCGACGGCCGGACGCGCGGCGGCATGGGCATCCGGCGCACGGTGCGCGTCGAGGAGTCCGACGTGCACTTCTGGCTCGACACCTCGCGGCAGAAGTCGCGGCCGTGGGGCCTGTTCGGCGGCGGACCGGGCGCGAGCGCCGGGGTGGAGCTTTCCGAAGGGGCGCAACCGGTCGAGCACGGCTACACGCGCCTGCAGCCGGGCGACCGGGTCTCGATCCTGACCGCGGGCGCGGGCGGGTACGGTCCACCATCCGAACGCGATCCGGAGGACGTCCGCCGTGACGTCGCCGAAGGCCGGATCTCCGCCGAGCGCGCCCGCGCGAACCACGGGGTGGACTCATGA
- a CDS encoding hydantoinase/oxoprolinase family protein has translation MTLRIGVDTGGTFTDVCALDERTGRLYVRKVSSTPDDPGRAIVTGVSQLLDEIGGRDLGEVGYFAHGTTVGTNALLTGRGARTGLLTTAGFRDLLELGRGRRPSLYDLQADKPAALVTRDLRLEVDERVRHDGRVEKALDEEQVRTLARRLREQGAEAVAVCFLYSFVDPAHERTAERILAEELPGVHLSVSSAVLPEFREYERLSTVVVNAYLGPVVARYLARLRTRLSELGLRATPHVTQSNGGIIPFETAERTPSRMVLSGPSTGVVGAAEIARAAGYPDIITFDVGGTSSDVSLVQDGVPKASNGTEIDGRPVRAPMLDIHTVGAGGGSIAWIDAGGALKVGPGSAGADPGPACYGRGTEPTVTDANVVLQVLNPEYLLDGQMKIDAAAARTAVSTVAGPLGMDLLDAAQGIVRVITANMARAIRVISVQRGYDPRDYVLVPFGGAGPLHAVRLARELGMRTVLVPETPGAQCAAGLLMTDIRADFLRTRITPPDENTVAAVFAELEADATAWLAEENVPAERRRTERFAEMRYAGQNHELAVAVPEGVITAGTVSQLAKRFAAEHERMYGYSAADDEVQVVTFRLRAIGEVSRAELHRAERGDADPAVARKAIREVYLPESGGFTACPVYDRKLLEPGHRVEGPAVVEQMDTTTLLLPGDVAVVDELRNLIVAVGR, from the coding sequence ATGACACTTCGGATCGGCGTCGACACCGGTGGCACCTTCACCGACGTCTGCGCCCTCGACGAGCGGACCGGGCGCCTGTACGTGCGCAAGGTGTCCAGCACTCCGGACGATCCCGGCCGGGCCATCGTGACGGGCGTTTCCCAGTTGCTCGACGAGATCGGCGGACGTGACCTCGGCGAGGTGGGCTACTTCGCGCACGGCACCACGGTCGGCACCAACGCGCTGCTCACCGGCCGCGGCGCCCGGACCGGACTGCTCACCACCGCCGGGTTCCGCGATCTGCTGGAGCTGGGACGCGGCCGCCGTCCCTCGCTTTACGACCTGCAGGCCGACAAGCCCGCCGCGCTGGTGACCCGTGATCTCCGGCTGGAGGTCGACGAGCGGGTCCGCCACGACGGCCGGGTCGAGAAGGCGCTCGACGAGGAGCAGGTCCGCACGCTGGCGCGGCGGTTGCGCGAGCAGGGCGCCGAGGCGGTCGCCGTGTGTTTCCTCTACAGCTTCGTCGATCCCGCGCACGAGCGGACGGCCGAGCGGATCCTCGCCGAGGAGCTGCCGGGGGTGCACCTCTCGGTGTCCTCCGCGGTGCTGCCGGAGTTCCGCGAGTACGAACGGCTGTCCACCGTGGTCGTCAACGCCTACCTCGGGCCGGTGGTCGCCCGCTACCTCGCCCGGCTGCGGACCCGGCTGAGCGAGCTGGGCCTGCGCGCCACCCCGCACGTCACCCAGTCCAACGGCGGCATCATTCCGTTCGAGACCGCCGAGCGGACGCCGTCGCGGATGGTCCTGTCCGGGCCGAGCACCGGTGTCGTCGGTGCCGCCGAGATCGCCCGCGCCGCCGGATACCCGGACATCATCACGTTCGACGTCGGCGGCACGTCCTCGGACGTCTCGCTCGTGCAGGACGGCGTGCCCAAGGCGTCCAACGGCACCGAGATCGACGGCAGGCCGGTGCGCGCCCCGATGCTCGACATCCACACCGTCGGCGCCGGCGGCGGCTCGATCGCCTGGATCGACGCGGGCGGCGCGCTCAAGGTCGGACCGGGCAGCGCCGGTGCCGATCCGGGCCCGGCCTGCTACGGCCGCGGCACCGAACCGACCGTCACCGACGCCAACGTCGTCCTCCAGGTGCTCAACCCGGAGTACCTGCTGGACGGGCAGATGAAGATCGACGCCGCCGCCGCACGCACCGCGGTGTCCACAGTGGCCGGCCCGCTGGGGATGGACCTGCTCGACGCCGCGCAGGGGATCGTGCGGGTCATCACCGCGAACATGGCCCGCGCGATCCGGGTCATCTCGGTGCAGCGCGGCTACGACCCGCGCGACTACGTCCTGGTGCCCTTCGGCGGCGCCGGTCCGCTGCACGCCGTGCGCCTGGCCCGCGAGCTGGGCATGCGCACCGTGCTGGTGCCGGAAACCCCGGGCGCGCAGTGCGCCGCGGGTCTGCTGATGACCGACATCCGCGCCGACTTCCTGCGCACCCGCATCACCCCGCCCGACGAAAACACGGTCGCCGCGGTGTTCGCCGAACTGGAGGCCGACGCGACGGCGTGGCTCGCCGAGGAGAACGTGCCCGCGGAGCGCCGACGCACGGAACGCTTCGCCGAGATGCGCTACGCGGGCCAGAACCACGAGCTGGCGGTCGCGGTTCCGGAAGGCGTGATCACCGCCGGCACGGTCAGCCAGCTGGCCAAGCGGTTCGCCGCCGAGCACGAGCGGATGTACGGCTATTCGGCCGCCGACGACGAGGTGCAGGTCGTCACGTTCCGGCTGCGTGCCATCGGCGAGGTGTCGCGTGCCGAGCTGCATCGAGCCGAGCGCGGCGACGCCGATCCGGCCGTGGCCCGGAAGGCCATCCGCGAGGTGTATCTGCCGGAAAGTGGCGGCTTCACCGCGTGCCCGGTCTACGACCGCAAGCTCCTCGAACCCGGTCACCGCGTCGAGGGCCCGGCGGTGGTCGAGCAGATGGACACCACCACCCTGCTGCTGCCCGGCGACGTGGCCGTCGTCGACGAGCTGCGCAACCTGATCGTGGCGGTGGGCCGGTGA
- a CDS encoding LacI family DNA-binding transcriptional regulator has translation MTTHGASLIDVARLAGVSTATAGRALGGYGQVSERTRERVLAAAAELGYRPNSLARSMITGSTNTIGVVVTDVANPFFATALRGITDVTSPAGFEVLLANTGGELSSEQRAVTVMSEKRVDGMIVAAARPGEGAHLKHAMDAGVPVVLIDRQVSGVPDADSITVDNDHAAAEAMEHLLELGHRRIAVITEAGGQLARVRSGNRRRGLFPSAVRLRGYVNALDAAGLAVDSALVASARYDRSSAYDAMVRLLDLADPPTAVLCTDNVLASGAYRAAQDLGLRMPAEVSLIGFDDEPWTTLVRPELTIVEQPTYDLGARAGRQLLTRITATGHQRPQHIQLRAKLVARGSTVPR, from the coding sequence GTGACCACGCACGGGGCCTCGCTGATCGACGTGGCCCGCCTGGCCGGGGTGTCGACGGCGACCGCGGGGCGCGCGCTCGGCGGGTACGGGCAGGTCAGCGAGCGCACGCGGGAACGGGTGCTCGCCGCGGCCGCCGAACTGGGGTACCGGCCGAACAGCCTGGCGCGCAGCATGATCACCGGCAGCACGAACACCATCGGCGTGGTGGTGACCGACGTGGCGAACCCGTTCTTCGCGACCGCGCTGCGGGGCATCACCGACGTGACCTCGCCCGCGGGGTTCGAGGTGCTGCTGGCCAACACCGGTGGCGAGCTGTCCTCCGAGCAGCGTGCGGTCACGGTGATGTCGGAGAAGCGGGTCGACGGCATGATCGTCGCCGCCGCCCGCCCCGGCGAGGGGGCGCACCTCAAGCACGCGATGGACGCCGGTGTGCCGGTCGTGCTGATCGACCGGCAGGTCAGCGGTGTGCCGGACGCGGACAGCATCACGGTGGACAACGACCACGCCGCCGCCGAGGCGATGGAGCACCTGCTGGAGCTGGGGCACCGGCGGATCGCGGTGATCACCGAGGCGGGCGGCCAGCTGGCGCGGGTGCGGTCGGGCAACCGGCGGCGCGGGCTGTTCCCGAGCGCCGTGCGGTTGCGGGGCTATGTCAACGCGCTGGACGCGGCGGGGCTGGCGGTGGATTCGGCGCTGGTGGCCTCCGCGCGCTACGACCGCTCGTCGGCCTACGACGCGATGGTGCGCCTGCTGGACCTCGCGGACCCGCCGACGGCCGTGTTGTGTACCGACAACGTTTTGGCCTCCGGCGCCTACCGCGCCGCGCAGGACCTCGGCTTGCGCATGCCCGCGGAGGTGTCCCTGATCGGCTTCGACGACGAACCGTGGACCACGCTGGTGCGCCCGGAACTCACGATCGTGGAACAGCCGACCTACGACCTGGGCGCCCGCGCCGGACGACAGCTGCTGACCCGCATCACCGCCACCGGCCACCAGCGCCCACAGCACATCCAGCTGCGCGCGAAGCTCGTCGCCCGCGGCTCGACAGTCCCCCGCTGA
- a CDS encoding NUDIX hydrolase — protein sequence MTAIDKIAWIRLEGGRILSTRSHGKDVYYIPGGKREPGETDIQTLIREIHEELAVAIAPASVAHAGTFEAQAHGHDAGITVRMTCYTADYQGTLTPSSEIDELIWLTYADRDRVSPVDQLIFDHLHQAGHLT from the coding sequence ATGACAGCCATCGACAAGATCGCGTGGATCCGGCTGGAAGGTGGCAGGATCCTCAGCACGCGGTCACACGGTAAGGACGTGTACTACATCCCCGGTGGCAAACGCGAACCAGGTGAAACCGACATCCAGACTCTCATCCGGGAGATTCACGAAGAACTCGCCGTCGCCATCGCGCCCGCCAGTGTGGCGCACGCGGGCACCTTCGAAGCCCAGGCACACGGCCACGACGCCGGGATCACGGTGCGCATGACCTGCTACACCGCCGACTACCAAGGCACCTTGACGCCCAGCAGCGAGATCGACGAGCTCATCTGGCTGACCTACGCCGACCGCGACCGCGTATCCCCCGTCGACCAACTCATCTTCGACCACCTGCACCAGGCCGGGCACCTCACCTGA
- a CDS encoding DsbA family oxidoreductase, with protein sequence MSIQPRKGTIVVYTDVACAWSTVAIARLLRARDELRADVRLDHRLFLLEDVNRFPIPKRFLDSEIPVVGALEPNLGWALWQHDPADWPVTTLPANEAVHAAKEQSPQAAEELDLALRMALFRDSRCIALHHEILDVASECEHVDATALGEALDDGRARAAMMHDYRANRDLVQGSPHLFFADGSDVHNPGIELHWVGEQGAGFPVVDRDDPDVFAELVKRAAADHEEER encoded by the coding sequence ATGAGCATTCAGCCACGCAAGGGCACCATCGTCGTCTACACCGACGTCGCCTGCGCCTGGTCGACCGTCGCGATCGCGCGTCTGCTGCGGGCCCGCGACGAGCTGCGGGCGGACGTGCGGCTGGACCACCGGCTGTTCCTGCTCGAAGACGTCAACCGGTTCCCCATCCCGAAAAGGTTCCTGGACTCGGAGATCCCGGTGGTCGGCGCGCTCGAACCGAACCTCGGGTGGGCGCTGTGGCAGCACGACCCGGCGGACTGGCCGGTGACGACGCTGCCCGCCAACGAGGCGGTGCACGCGGCCAAGGAGCAGTCGCCGCAGGCCGCCGAGGAACTGGACCTCGCGCTGCGGATGGCGCTTTTCCGGGACAGCCGGTGCATCGCGCTGCACCACGAAATCCTCGACGTCGCCAGCGAGTGCGAACACGTCGACGCCACCGCGCTGGGCGAGGCGCTCGACGACGGCCGCGCCCGCGCCGCGATGATGCACGACTACCGCGCCAACCGGGATCTCGTGCAGGGCAGCCCGCACCTGTTCTTCGCCGACGGGTCGGACGTGCACAACCCTGGCATCGAACTGCACTGGGTGGGGGAGCAGGGCGCCGGGTTCCCGGTCGTGGACCGGGACGACCCGGACGTGTTCGCGGAGCTGGTGAAACGCGCCGCGGCGGATCACGAGGAGGAGCGATGA
- a CDS encoding serine/threonine-protein kinase, translated as MTTTDGLTVDGAGGLLAGRYRLRSRLGAGAMGVVWLAQDERLDRPVAVKQLWPGPAQSAEARQRVMREGRIAARLRHPHAVIVHDVAEHNGQPVLVMEYVPSRSLATVIAEQGPLAPAAVARIGVQAASALAAAHVAGIVHRDVKPGNLLVGEDGAVKIADFGISRATGDVALTQAGVVAGTPAYLAPEIARGQEPAPDSDVFSLGATLYAAVEGEPPFGEDENSIALLHRVAAGEVTPPRQAGPLTPVLMAMLRPDPVQRPGTVQVVTALQAVADGQPVPPRALNAARARTQPVITPSSPTVPVKPVGGTRMDNRPVGATPVRKRRRFLLPAAGALLAIVAVVVLVLQMSPDPPAPAQAATPPTAIDPAVLTRTVSEYYALLPDRPDNAWTHLGPRMQAQGLDAYRTRWSGITALTVAAAPAAVGDNTVTVGISYTFADGRVVTEPHQLGLIPSAPSPLIDSDTVLSSETSTPPPPPPSPTPATTAENKPGGDDKDEDKKDKDDRPGPGPGHGHGHGHGRGDRD; from the coding sequence GTGACGACTACGGACGGCCTGACCGTGGACGGTGCCGGCGGGCTCCTCGCGGGGCGGTACCGGCTGCGCAGCCGCCTCGGCGCCGGTGCGATGGGCGTCGTGTGGCTCGCGCAGGACGAGCGGCTCGACCGGCCGGTCGCGGTCAAACAGCTGTGGCCCGGGCCCGCCCAGAGCGCCGAGGCTCGTCAGCGCGTCATGCGCGAGGGGCGGATCGCCGCGCGGCTGCGGCATCCGCACGCGGTCATCGTGCACGACGTCGCCGAGCACAACGGCCAGCCCGTGCTGGTGATGGAGTACGTGCCTTCACGCAGCCTCGCGACGGTGATCGCCGAACAGGGCCCGCTCGCCCCGGCCGCCGTCGCGCGCATCGGCGTGCAGGCCGCGTCGGCGCTGGCCGCCGCGCACGTCGCCGGTATCGTGCACCGCGACGTCAAGCCCGGCAACCTGCTCGTCGGCGAGGACGGCGCGGTCAAGATCGCCGACTTCGGCATCTCCCGCGCCACCGGGGACGTCGCACTCACGCAGGCGGGCGTGGTCGCCGGAACGCCCGCCTACCTGGCCCCGGAGATCGCGCGGGGGCAGGAACCTGCACCGGACTCGGACGTGTTCTCCCTCGGCGCGACCCTCTACGCCGCGGTCGAGGGCGAGCCCCCGTTCGGCGAGGACGAGAACTCCATCGCGTTGCTGCACCGGGTGGCCGCGGGCGAGGTCACGCCGCCGCGCCAGGCGGGCCCGCTGACCCCGGTCCTGATGGCGATGCTGCGGCCCGATCCGGTCCAGCGGCCCGGAACCGTGCAGGTGGTGACCGCGCTCCAGGCGGTGGCCGACGGGCAGCCGGTGCCGCCGCGCGCGCTCAACGCGGCTCGTGCCCGGACCCAGCCGGTGATCACGCCGTCCTCGCCCACGGTGCCGGTCAAGCCCGTCGGCGGGACGCGGATGGACAACCGGCCGGTCGGGGCAACTCCCGTGCGGAAGCGGCGGCGCTTCCTGCTGCCCGCGGCCGGCGCGCTGCTGGCGATCGTGGCGGTCGTCGTGCTGGTGCTGCAGATGTCGCCCGATCCGCCCGCTCCCGCGCAGGCGGCCACTCCGCCCACGGCGATCGACCCGGCGGTGCTGACACGCACCGTGAGCGAGTACTACGCGCTGCTGCCGGACCGGCCGGACAACGCCTGGACCCACCTCGGCCCCCGGATGCAGGCGCAGGGCCTGGACGCCTACCGCACGCGCTGGTCGGGCATCACGGCGTTGACGGTCGCGGCGGCGCCCGCGGCCGTCGGTGACAACACAGTGACGGTCGGCATCTCCTACACCTTCGCCGACGGCCGGGTCGTGACCGAGCCGCACCAGCTGGGGCTGATCCCGTCCGCCCCGTCCCCGCTGATCGACAGCGACACGGTCCTGTCCAGCGAGACCAGCACACCGCCGCCCCCGCCGCCGTCACCCACCCCCGCGACCACCGCGGAGAACAAGCCGGGCGGCGACGACAAGGACGAGGACAAGAAGGACAAGGACGACCGCCCCGGCCCCGGCCCCGGCCACGGGCACGGTCACGGCCACGGACGGGGCGACCGCGACTGA
- the ligD gene encoding non-homologous end-joining DNA ligase: protein MAKDSAVELEAGDHTVRISHPERVYFPARGETKLDLARYYLSVADGIVRALRERPCMLHRFPSGVTGDKVHQKRVPAGAPPWLETVRVHFPRYQRHADELCVTEPAHVIWAVQMSTVEFHPWNSRRADTERPDEWRIDLDPGPRADFAAVRRVAHVAHEVLDELGATGWPKTSGGSGLHIYVRIEPRWGFSEVRRAALAFAREVERRAPGDVTTTWWRKDRDPAMVFVDYNQNARDHTIASAYSVRGVPEATVSTPVAWHEIDDVEPGDCTIATVPARFAKLGDLHAGIDDTAYSLETLLEWADRDGLE, encoded by the coding sequence ATGGCCAAGGATTCTGCGGTGGAGCTGGAGGCCGGGGACCACACCGTGCGGATCTCGCATCCGGAACGGGTCTACTTCCCGGCGCGCGGCGAGACGAAGCTCGACCTCGCCCGGTACTACCTGTCCGTCGCCGACGGGATCGTGCGCGCGCTGCGGGAGCGGCCGTGCATGCTGCACCGGTTCCCGTCCGGCGTGACCGGCGACAAGGTGCACCAGAAGCGCGTCCCGGCGGGCGCGCCGCCGTGGCTGGAGACGGTGCGCGTGCACTTCCCGCGCTACCAGCGCCACGCCGACGAACTGTGCGTGACCGAACCCGCGCACGTGATCTGGGCGGTGCAGATGTCCACTGTGGAGTTCCATCCGTGGAACTCGCGCCGCGCCGACACCGAGCGGCCCGACGAATGGCGCATCGACCTGGACCCCGGGCCCCGGGCGGACTTCGCGGCGGTGCGGCGGGTGGCGCACGTCGCGCACGAGGTCCTGGACGAGCTGGGCGCCACCGGCTGGCCCAAGACCTCCGGCGGCAGCGGCCTGCACATCTACGTGCGCATCGAGCCGCGATGGGGGTTTTCCGAGGTACGGCGGGCCGCGCTGGCGTTCGCCCGCGAGGTGGAACGCCGCGCGCCCGGTGACGTGACCACGACGTGGTGGCGCAAGGACCGCGATCCGGCCATGGTGTTCGTCGACTACAACCAGAACGCGCGCGACCACACGATCGCGAGCGCGTACTCGGTGCGGGGCGTTCCCGAGGCGACGGTCTCGACACCGGTCGCGTGGCACGAGATCGACGACGTGGAACCGGGCGACTGCACGATCGCGACGGTCCCCGCCCGGTTCGCGAAGCTCGGCGATCTGCACGCCGGCATCGACGACACCGCGTACTCGCTGGAGACGCTGCTGGAGTGGGCCGACCGCGACGGGCTGGAGTGA